The Longimicrobium sp. genome includes a window with the following:
- a CDS encoding methylated-DNA--[protein]-cysteine S-methyltransferase: MKMRIEPTSRVNRLLLASPVGPLFVEYTDEGLNAVRFWQQGDHPPAGTRVEPTRDDPMGWRIAGQLREYFAGARREFDLPLSAEGTEFQQRVWAALCDIPFGQTRSYVDIARAIRSKAARAIGQANARNPIPIIVPCHRVLSAGGGIGGYMGSSEEGDGVALKRWLLRHEGVEI; the protein is encoded by the coding sequence ATGAAGATGCGAATCGAGCCGACCTCGCGGGTGAATCGCCTGCTGCTGGCCTCGCCCGTTGGGCCGTTGTTCGTGGAGTACACCGACGAGGGGCTGAACGCCGTGCGCTTCTGGCAGCAGGGCGACCACCCGCCCGCCGGCACCCGCGTAGAGCCCACGCGCGACGACCCGATGGGGTGGCGGATCGCCGGGCAGCTGCGCGAGTACTTTGCCGGCGCGCGGCGCGAGTTCGACCTGCCCCTGAGCGCCGAGGGTACCGAGTTCCAGCAGCGCGTGTGGGCCGCGCTGTGCGACATTCCGTTCGGGCAGACGCGCTCGTACGTCGACATCGCCCGGGCCATCCGGAGCAAGGCGGCGCGGGCGATCGGCCAGGCAAACGCGCGGAACCCCATTCCCATCATCGTGCCGTGCCACCGCGTGCTCTCCGCTGGGGGCGGCATCGGGGGCTACATGGGATCGAGTGAAGAAGGGGATGGCGTGGCGCTCAAGCGCTGGCTGCTGCGCCACGAGGGCGTGGAAATCTGA